Proteins encoded together in one Amblyomma americanum isolate KBUSLIRL-KWMA chromosome 1, ASM5285725v1, whole genome shotgun sequence window:
- the LOC144121765 gene encoding uncharacterized protein LOC144121765 codes for MVLRPGAVPVVQPARRVPFSLREPLREELNRMEKASIIKRVDEPTEWFIPGKDLLLADMLSRAPALRAVLESTEDVDVHAVQILSSIGRRLRTTLPECGVEKGAPGSQAPPVVQGQSTAATAARRHGAGS; via the exons ATGGTCCTGCGGCCCGGTGCGGTTCCAGTGGTACAACCAGCTAGGAGGGTACCCTTCTCACTAAGGGAACCACTACGGGAAGAGCTCAACCGCATGGAGAAGGCGTCTATCATCAAAAGGGTAGACGAGCCCACCGAATGG TTTATTCCTGGCAAGGACCTGCTGTTGGCGGACATGCTGTCCCGTGCTCCTGCCCTTCGTGCCGTCCTGGAGTCAACCGAAGACGTCGACGTTCATGCTGTACAGATCCTCTCAAGCATA GGTCGTCGGCTGCGCACTACTCTGCCTGAATGCGGCGTCGAAAAAGGAGCGCCCGGTAGTCAAGCACCGCCAGTCGTCCAAGGGCAATCTACTGCCGCTACTGCAGCAAGGAGACACGGTGCGGGTTCGTGA
- the LOC144121768 gene encoding uncharacterized protein LOC144121768, whose product MDGDVTKKRRKRYFYKDEPFVVPKTTLYRRQQEVRLRAQHCASSTSAASAANDGDVNGGGIVGDLLNLSSGEQPAAEQAAQPASPTLSAHDEQAGGSSYADDEDLFRTDDFDRLGETPEDSSSMSGETENDDGERDFLASDFVELEAAILPGSTTTKAAAIIMIMAFVVTHDLTWEVLNDVLRLIDGLFGFKGDVLPRSKFVFRKLWSSRKERLVKRFFYCDTCGSVLVSVPGMSSMRCPDCEVSTELCVLKARGHFFIILDMKEQMKCLLAKSKAALFERLVNLKAVIQQGGAALLQDITSGSMAEELRKSGQIGSMDLTITINTEGSPVFKSSSSSVWPIQFLINELPPCDRLKNCLIGGLWFGQHPYMRTFLTQFVEEINQFGKITWKAGHTLLSSVLHVLCCCVDAPARASVINMVQFNGLFGCPWCYNCAEFHEGAQRYMSVTVGEERTPGEMSKDKEFAEKIKDAVNGLKGQSPLNHLKHFNIVFGHTVEYMHCVHIGVTKCLTDQWFDSANSQQPFYIAASAIFSASLCEFVCSM is encoded by the exons ATGGATGGGGATGTGACCAAGAAACGACGGAAGCGTTATTTCTACAAAGACGAACCGTTTGTTGTCCCGAAGACCACACTTTACAGGAGGCAGCAAGAAGTGCGGCTTCGCGCTCAGCATTGTGCCTCATCGACGTCAGCTGCCTCAGCTGCCAACGACGGAGATGTCAACGGCGGAGGCATTGTGGGCGATTTGCTGAATCTTTCAAGTGGCGAGCAACCAGCAGCAGAACAAGCGGCGCAGCCAGCCTCGCCTACTTTGAGTGCCCACGATGAGCAGGCAGGCGGCAGCTCGTATGCCGATGACGAAGATTTGTTCCGAACAGACGACTTTGACCGGCTTGGCGAAACACCCGAAGACAGCAGTTCTATGTCGGGAGAAACCGAAAACGACGACGGCGAACGCGATTTTCTGGCATCGGACTTTGTCGAGCTTGAGGCAGCAATACTTCCGGGCTCCACAACGACAAAGGCAGCCGCGATAATAATGATAATGGCGTTTGTCGTCACTCATGACCTCACTTGGGAGGTCCTGAATGATGTGCTGCGCCTCATAGATGGTCTGTTTGGCTTTAAAGGTGATGTACTTCCTCGGTCAAAGTTTGTGTTCCGAAAGCTTTGGTCGTCGCGCAAGGAAAGGCTGGTGAAGCGGTTTTTTTATTGTGACACCTGTGGCAGTGTGCTTGTGTCAGTGCCCGGAATGTCATCAATGAGGTGCCCGGACTGCGAGGTTAGCACGGAACTTTGTGTTCTAAAAGCTCGGGgacattttttcatcattttagatATGAAAGAACAGATGAAATGTTTGCTTGCAAAATCAAAGGCTGCATTGTTTGAAAGACTTGTGAACTTAAAGGCAGTCATTCAGCAAGGAGGAGCCGCACTGTTGCAGGACATCACAAGTGGATCTATGGCCGAGGAGTTGAGGAAGAGCGGCCAAATTGGCTCGATGGATCTTACCATCACTATCAACACAGAAGGAAGCCCCGTGTtcaagtcatcgtcatcatctgtgTGGCCAATCCAGTTTTTGATTAACGAGCTGCCACCTTGCGACAGGCTAAAGAACTGCTTGATAGGTGGGCTGTGGTTCGGCCAGCACCCGTACATGAGAACCTTCTTAACCCAATTTGTTGAAGAGATCAATCAGTTTGGCAAGATCACTTGGAAGGCAGGTCATACATTGCTGTCATCAGTACTTCATGTACTGTGCTGCTGCGTGGATGCGCCAGCCCGAGCATCTGTGATCAACATGGTCCAGTTTAATGGTCTCTTCGGCTGCCCTTGGTGCTACAATTGTGCCGAGTTTCACGAAG GGGCCCAAAGGTACATGAGTGTTACAGTCGGTGAGGAGCGGACCCCAGGGGAGATGTCGAAAGACAAGGAGTTTGCGGAGAAGATCAAAGATGCTGTGAATGGGCTTAAAGGGCAGTCACCACTGAATCACCTGAAACACTTTAACATTGTGTTTGGCCACACAGTGGAGTATATGCATTGTGTGCACATTGGGGTCACGAAATGCCTTACTGACCAGTGGTTTGATTCAGCAAACTCTCAGCAACCGTTCTACATTG CAGCCAGTGCCATCTTCTCAGCCAGTTTGTGTGAATTTGTCTGCAGCATGTGA